CCGCCGCCGCCACCTCCTCCTCCGCCACCGCCTGCTCCCGCGCCGATACCTGCGCCGCCTCCGGCGCCAACGCCGGCACCCGCCCCGCTGCCGCCCCCGCCCCCGCCCCAAAGCAGCGACATGTGGGGCGACTGGGAGCGCGCGGCTCGCAGCATCGAGGGGCCGCGTGCGCCGCTGGGCTCATCGGCCTACCTGCTCGATGCCGTCCAGCCGGGCCCGGCCGACGCCACTGGCGCAACGCGTTGGCCCGCACCGGGCTTGCTCACGCCGCAACCGGATGGCAGCCAGTATCTGCGCGTGTTGCCCGTGCGCCAAATGTCGCGCGACGCGCTGCGCGACGTGCTGCGGGCGCGCGGCGACTACATGGACGGCTTGCTCGCCGGCGCCACCAGCCAGCTCAAGACCAATCCTCGCCTGGCGGATGCGCCGGGCTGCGACAGCGCCAGCCCCGGCTGCCTGCTGCGGCGCCAGACGCACGCGGTCTCGCCTCTGCGCCCGGCGCGACGCATGGCGCTCGTCATCGGACTCGATCGCTACCAGGATTTGCGCATTCCGCAACTCGCCAACCCGGTCTCTGACGCGCAGGCCATCGCCCGCACCTTGGGCCAGCAGATGGGCTTCGAGGCGCGTGTGCTGCCCAACGCAGGCAAGGCGCAGGTACTGCAAGAGCTCAATCGCCTGATCGAGGAATCGGGGCCGAACGACAGCGTGGCGCTCTACTTCGCCGGGCACGGCACCGTCGTCAAGGAAACCGGCGAGGGCTACTGGTTGCCCTCGGACGCACGCGCCGACGACCCCTCGGGCTGGCTCTCCAATGCCGACATCAACCGCGCACTTTCGGCCATTACCAGCCGACAGATCGCGGTCTTTGCCGACAGCTGCTACGCCGGCACGCTGGCGCAGGGCGACGCGCTGCTCGCCAGCGCTGGCGCGGATGCACCCCCCGACATCGATCGCATCCAGCGCCTGCGCGCGGTCGTCGTGATGGCCTCCGGTGGCAACGAGCCGGTGGCCGACGGCGGGCGGGCGGGCCATTCGGTCTTTGCCTGGAGCCTGCTGCGCCAGCTCGACGAGGCGCGCGGCTGGGTAGCGGCCGCGCGCATCTTCGGCGCGGTGCGCAGCGACGTCGAACGCGAGCTGCCGCAAACGCCGGTGTACGGCGTGGCGCAGGCCGCAGGGCATGAGGAAGGCGCGGACTTTCTGCTGCGGGCCAGCGGGCCGACAGGCCACTGAGGTCGGCCAGGCGCCTCAGGGATGTCCGGCACGGCCCGGGCGAGCCTGTGGCAGCGCCAAGCGAGATGGGCCGCAAAGACTGATGCAGGAAATCCTCAGCCCACGCCCATCTCTGCAAAGCTGTCCATGTAGCCATCCGCATCCACCTCGCGCACCGGCTGCCCGTGGTTGTAGCCCCAGGTGACGAGGACGACGGGGCAGCCCGCAGCCCGCGCCGCCTGGGCGTCGTTGCGCGAATCACCGACCATCAGGGTGCGCGCGGGCACGGTGCCCAGCCACGCACAGGCCTGGAGCAGCGGCAGCGGATCGGGCTTCTTGCGCGCGAAGCTGTCGCCGCCGAAGACAGTCTCGAAAGCGCCGTCCAGCCCCTTGGCGCGCAGCAGCGCCAGGGCGTGCGCGTGCGGCTTGTTGGTCAGGCAGACCAGGCGCAAGCCGGCGCGGCGCAGGCCCGCCAGGCCCTCTTGCACGCCCGGATAGAGCACTGCGTGGCTGCCGTTGACAAGGCCGTAGTGGTGCTGATAGCGTAAATGCGCCCGGGTGTAGAGCGCCTGGGCGCGCGCTGCGGCGTCGGCGTGCCCGGCGCGGGTGCAGGCCCAGAGCAAGACCGATTGCAACAAATGTTCCGAGCCCTTTCCCACGCGCAGCGCGATTTCCTCGCGTGGCATGGCGGGCAGGTCCAGTTCGGCCAGCGTGCGAGCCAGGGCCAGGGCGAAGTCGCCCAGCGTGTCGACCAGGGTGCCGTCCAGGTCGAGCAGCACCGCGTCCACCTGCGCCAGCCACGGCCCGCGCGCGAAGGACGCGGCATCGGCCGGGCCGGTTACATCCATTGACATGCTGCGGCACCCCGATTGCCGGCGAGGCATCCAATGCATTCACTGAGCCGGAGCTTGTTCCGGCGCACTACAAGGAGTTTGAATATGCGCAATTTTCGTCTTTCGGTTTTTCTCGGTAGCGCCTTGCTGGTATTTGGCGTGCATGCACAGGCCGCAAGCCCCAGCGCTGCCGAGCAGTGCGCGGGCGTGGCCCCGGCGAGCCGCGCCGCCTGCATCCGCGAAGTGGGCGCCGCCGCCCAGGCAGCGCGCAATGGCCAATTGAGCAGCGCAGACGCCGCCACCTACGAGCGCAACGCCATGGCGCGCTGCCAGGTGTTCAAGACCGAGCAGGATCGCAGGGATTGCGAAAAGCGCATGGGGCCTGCCGCGGAGCTCAGCGGCTCGGTCCAGGGCGGCGGTATTCTGCGCGAGGAAACCACCACCTACACCATCACGAAGTAAGCCGCGCGCGCATCGCGCCTATCACCTGCGCGTAATCGGGCTGGCCAAAGATGGCGCTGCCCGCCACGAAGGTATCGGCCCCGGCATCCGCCACGGCGCGGATGTTGGCCGCCTTGATACCGCCATCCACCTCCAGGCGGATGTCCCGCCCTGAGGCATCAATTCGCCGGCGCACCGCTTCCACCTTGCGCAAGGCGCTATCAATAAAGGACTGACCACCAAAACCGGGGTTGACGCTCATGATGAGCACCAGGTCGATCTCGTCGATCACCCAGTCGAGCACGTCGAGCGCGCTGGCCGGGTTGAACGCGAGCCCCGCCTTGCAGCCCGCGGCCCGGATGGCCTGCACGCTGCGGTGCACGTGGGCGCTGGCCTCGGGGTGAAAGCTGATCAGGTCGGCCCCCGCCGCGGCAAAGGCGGCGGCCAGCGCATCCACCGGCTGTACCATCAGGTGCACGTCGATCGGCACGGCGCTGCCGTCGCTCTTCTGTGCGTGCGGCCGTAGCGCCTGGCACACCATGGGGCCCAGGGTGAGGTTGGGGACGTAATGGTTGTCCATCACGTCAAAATGGATCCAGTCGGCGCCGGCGGCGATCACGCTGCGCACCTCTTCGCCCAGGCGGGCGAAGTCGGCCGAGAGGATGGACGGGGCAATGCGGTAGGCGGGGTTCATGGCGGCGATTGTCGCAGCGGCGCCGCGGGGCAGTCGGCCCGGCCCCTCGAAAACAAGGATAAACAATGGACGGATGGAGACAATGGTGGGCGCAGTGGCTGCCCGCCGCAACCGAGCTGGCCACGGTGCAATGGGCACTGCTGCTGGCGCTGGCTGCGGCGGCGGGTTATCTGGTGCAGCGGCGCATCGGCCTGCCCAAGATGGTGGGCTACGCGCTGGTCGGCTCGCTCGCTGGCTTGCTCGGCTTTGACGGAAGCGCCTGGCCGCTGCAGGGCACGGGCCTGTTCGTGGTGGAGCTGGCGGTGGCCGTGGTGCTGTTCGAATGCGGCGGCCGCCTGCCGCTGCGCTGGCTGCGCCACAACCCCATGGTGCTGGTGCAAAGCCTGGCCGAGTCGGCGCTGACCTGGGTCGCGGTCTATGCGCTGATGCTCTGGCTGAAGGTGCCCGAGCAGGCAGTGGGGCCGCTCGCGCTGGTGGCGGTAGCCGCATCGCCCACGGTGCTGATGCGTGTGGTCACCGACTCGCGCGCGGCCGGCGCGGTGACCGAGCGCGCCATCGTGCTGTCCACGCTCTCCACGCTCTACGTGCTGGGCTTGGGCGCGGCGCAGGCGCAGTGGCTCGGGCGCCCCGGCGCCAGCGCGGGCGCCGTGGCCGAGGCCGTGCTGACGGTGCTCGGCGCTTCGGTGCTGATCGGCGCGCTGCTCGCGCTGGCGCTGCGCGCGGCGCTGCGCGTGATGAGCCCGCTGAGCGAGAACACCGCCATCGTGGTGCTCGCGCTGATTGCCGCGACCACGGCGCTGGCCCCGCGCGCGGGCGGCTCGGCGCCGCTGGCGGCGCTGCTGGCGGGCATGCTGCTCAAGCACTTCTACCCGCGCCCCTGGGCCTGGCCGCGCCAGGCGAGCTCGGCCTCCACCATGCTGGCGATCGTGATGTTCGTGCTGGTCTCCACGGTGGCCGCGCAAACCCCGTGGAACCTGGCCGTGGCCGCGAGCGTGCTGGCATTGGTCATTGCGCGGCTCGTGGCCAAGGCGCTGGGCGTAGGGCTGGGCAACGCAGGCAGCGGCGCAAGCTGGCGCCAGGCGCTGTGGACCAGCGCCGCCATGGCCCCGATGTCGGGCGTGGCGCTGCTGGTGGTCACCGGCTTTGCCTCTGCGGCGCCCGAAACCGGCGCGCTGGTGGCGCAGGTGGCGCTGCCTGCCATCCTGCTGATGGAGCTGCTGGGCGCGGTCATTGCCACGTTTGCGCTCTATGGCGCGGGCGAGAGCATCCGGCCGCTGGCGCACCAGATGCGCGCGCGGGCGGCCGAACAGGTCAAGGAGCAGCCATGAGCCTGGAAGCCTTTCACGACTCCGAGCCGCTGACCCTGGGCGTGGAGCTGGAGCTGCAGCTCGTCAACACCCACGACTACGACCTCGCGCCCTACGCCGAGGACATGCTGCGCCTGATGAAGAAGACGCCGCTGCCCGGCTCCGTGGTGCCGGAGATGACCAGCGGCATGATCGAAGTCTCGACCGACATCTGCCGCTCCAGCGGCGAGGTGCTGAGCCAGCTCACCCCTATCCGCGACGCGCTGGTGCGCAGCGCCGACAAGCTCAACATCGCGGTGCTCGGCGGCGGCACGCACCCCTTCCAGCAATGGCACGAGCGGCGCATCTACGACAAGCCGCGCTTTCATGAGCTCTCGCAGCTGTACGGCTACCTGTCCAAGCAGTTCACCATCTTCGGCCAGCACGTGCACGTGGGCTGCCCCGACGCCGATGCTGCGCTCTTGATGCTGCACCGCCTGAGCCGCTACATCCCGCACTTCATCGCGCTGTCGGCCTCCAGCCCCTACGTGCAGGCGCACGACACGCAGTTCGACTCGGCGCGGCTCAATTCGGTGTTTGCGTTTCCGCTCTCGGGGCGCGCGCCCTGCGTGCTCACCTGGGCCGAGTTCGAGCAGTATTTCGACAAGATGACCGGCACCGGCGTGGTCAAGAGCATGAAGGACTTCTACTGGGACATACGGCCCAAGCCGGGTTTTGGCACCGTGGAGATCCGCGTCTTCGACACGCCGCTCACCATAGAGCGCGCGGCCGCGCTCGCCGGCTACGTGCAGTCGCTCGCCGCCTGGTTCCTGGCCGAGCAGCCCTTCACCCCGCAGGAGGACGACTACCTCGTCTACACCTACAACCGCTTCCAGGCCTGCCGCTTCGGGCTGGAGGGCGAGTACGTGGACCCGGTGAGCGGCGAGCACCTGCCGCTGCGCGAGCACATCCTGCGCACCATGGACTGCATCGCGCCGTTTGGCGAGGCGCACGGCGCTACCAGCGCGCTGCAGTTGCTGCGCGCCGAAACGCTCGCCGGCCAGAACGACGCGCGCTGGCTGCGCGAGCTGATGGCGAGCGAGCAGCTGCTGGCCGAAGTCACGCGCCGGGCGGCGCTGCGCTTTCGCGGTTGAGGCGCGCCATGGGCGAGTTCGAACTGATCCGACGCCACTTCACCCGCCCGGTGCGGCGCGCAGCCCTGGGCGTGGGCGACGACTGCGCGCTGCTCTCGCCCGCGCCAGGCATGCAACTGGCCATCTCCAGCGACATGCTGCTCGAAGGCCGGCACTTCCTGGCCGGCACCGACCCCGAGCGCCTCGGGCACAAGGCGCTGGCGGTGAACCTGTCGGACCTGGCGGCCTGCGGCGCGCGCCCCCTGGCCTTCACGCTGGCGCTGGCGCTGCCACGCGCCGATGAGGCCTGGCTTGCGGCCTTTGCGCGTGGCCTGTTCGCCCTGGCCGACGCGCACGGCTGCGAGCTGATTGGCGGCGACACCACGCAGGGCCCCTTGAACATCTGCATCACCGTCTTTGGCGAGCTGCCCCAAGGCGACGCGCTCAAGCGCAGCGGCGCACGTCCGGGGGACGATCTCTGGGTGAGCGGCGCACCCGGCCAGGCGCGCCTGGCGCTGGGCGCGCTGCGCGGCGAATGGCACCTGAGCGAAGGCGCGCTGCCCGCGCTGCAGGCGCGCCTGGATGCGCCCAGCCCACGCGTCGCCCTGGGCCTGGCTCTGCGCGGCCTGGCCAACAGCGCGATCGACATCAGCGACGGCCTGCTCGGCGATCTGCAGCATGTGCTCGACGCTTCGCGCGCGGGCGCCGTGGTCTGGGCCGATGATGCTGCCAATCTGATAGCTGTTGGCGCAGACCCACAAAGTGCCGCAGGCCAATTTGATGCAGAAATTCTGACCCAGCCAGACCCGGCTTTGCTGCGCCAGTGCGCGCTGGCCGGCGGCGACGACTACGAGCTGCTCTTCACCGCCGCGCCCGCGCGGCGCACGGCGGTGCTCGAAGCCGGCCGGCGCTGCGCCACGCGGCTCACGCGCATCGGCCAGATCCAGGCCGAGCCCGGGCTGCGCCTGCTGGACGCGCGCGGGCAGCCGCTGGCCGGCGATTTCGCTTCCTTCGACCATTTCGCTTGAGCGCCGCGCCGCCCGCCGGGCTGCAGCACACAGCCCCGCACAGGCCGGCGCGCGCGCCTTGCACCCTGTTGCAGCGCGCAGCGGGCGCTGCGGCACACTAGGGGGCTTGCGTTTGAACACCTCGTCCACAGGAAAACCCATGCGCCTGTCCCCGCCCGCCTTGTTGCGCCATGCCGCCGCGCTGCTGCCTCTGGCCCTGTCCCTCGCCCCCCTGCCGGCGCTGGCCGCGCTCGCCGGGGCCACGGGCGCGGACGCCTCGCGCATCCAGTCGGTCACGCTCTATCCCGGCGTGGCCACGGTGCAGCGCGTACTGCAGGTGGCGCCGGGCAGCAGCAGCGCCGTGTTCGGCTGTCTGCCGGCGCAGCTCGATGCGCGCACGCTGCAGGTGAGCAGCCCGGCCGAGGTGCGCATCGGCGACGTGAACGTGCAGACGCTGGAGCGCGCCGTCGCCAGCGGCTGCACCGGCGCGCTGGATGCGCGCATCCGGGCGGCCGAGGACGAGCTGGCGCGCGCACGCGCCGAGACCGACGCGCTGGAACTGGCCCAGACCTGGCTCAACACCCAGGCCGGCACGCCGCCGGTGCAGACGCGCGACAGCCTGGCGCCGGCGCAGATTGCCGCCACGCTGCAGGCGCTGCGTCGCTCCTCGCTCGACACCCTGGCCGAGCTGCACCGCGCGCGGCGCGCGCTGCAGGAGCGCGAACTGGCGCTCAAGCGCCTGCAGGCCGAGCAGGGCAGCGCCCAGGCGCCGACGGTGGCAGTGGTGCGCGTGAGCCTGGCCACACGCAGCGGCGGCGAGCTGCGCCTGAGCTACCAGGTGCGCGGCCCGAGCTGGTCGCCGAGCTACCGCGCCAATCTGGACAGCGACAGCCGCCAGGTGCAGCTCGAGCGCCTGGCGCTGGTGTCGCAGACTACCGGCGAGGACTGGAGCGGCGTAGCGCTCACGCTCTCTACCGGCCAGCCGCTGGCGGCCACGCAAGGTCCGCTGCCCCGCCCCTGGACGCTGGACGTGCAGCCCAAGGAGCCGCCGCCGACGCCCAAGATGGCACGCAGCGAGGGCGTGGCGATGATGGCCGCGCCCGCGCCGCCGGCCCCGGCGCTCGCCGCCGAGCCCGATGCCGAGCCGCTGCCAAACTTTGCGCCCAGCACCCGGCAAGGCGCTTACGCCACGCAGTTCGTGCTGCCCCAGCGCGTGAGCGTGCCCTCGGGCGGCGAGCGCGTGACGCTCTCGCTGGGCGCGCAGCAGCTCGCGGCCACGCTGCTCACGCGCACCACGCCGGCGCTCGATGCGCACGCCTGGCTCGTCGCCTTGCTCGAGCCCCTGCAAGGCAACTGGCCGGCGGGCCCGATCGCGCTGCAACGCGACGGCGCCAGCGTCGGCCAGGGGCGGTTTGACCCCATGGCCAGCGACTTCGCCCGCCTGGGCCTGGCCTTCGGGCGCGACGAGAACGTGCTGGTCAGCAGCGAGCCGGTCAAGGAATTCACCCAGAGCGCGGGCTTTACCGGCGCGCGCAGCGAACGCAGCATAGAGCGCAGCTACCGCGTGGAAAACCGCCATCGCCAGGCGATCACGCTGCAAGTGCTCGACAGCGCACCGGTCTCGCGCAACGAGGCGATCACCGTGCAGTCGCGCTACGAGCCCAAGCCCCAGGACGACAACTGGGGCGGCAAGGGCGGCGTCGCCTGGCAGCAGCAGCTCGACGCCGGCGCCAGCGCCGTCTTCAGCGCGCGCCACGTGATCGGCCACGACAAGGACGTGCGCGTGCGCGAGGGCCACTGAGCCATGGTGCAGGCCACGGCCGCCGCCGTGCGCGCCGACGTGCGCTTCATGCTCGCGCACCCGGCGCACTTGCTGGCGCTGGGTTTTGGCAGCGGGCTCTCGCCCGTCGCGCCCGGCACCGTGGGCACGCTCTGGGGCTGGCTTGCCTTCGTGGTCGCGCAGCAGTGGCTCACGCCGCTGCAGCTTGGTCTGGTCACGCTGGCGGCGCTGCCCCTGGGCTGGTGGGCCTGCACGCTGACCGCGCAGCACCTGGGCGTGGCCGATCCGGGGGCGGTGGTGTGGGACGAGATCGTGGCCATCTGGCTCATCCTGCTGCTCGTCATGCCTACGGGGCTATGGGACCAGTGCGCGGCGTTTGCGCTGTTTCGCTTTTTCGACGCGCTCAAGCCCGGCCCGGTGGCCTGGGCCGACCGCGCCTTCAAGGGCCTGGGCTGGCGCGGCGGCTGGGGCATTTTGTTCGACGACCTGGTCGCGGCGCTGTGCACCCTGCTGGTGATCGCGCTCTGGCGTCATTTTCTGGCCTGACGCGGATGATGCTATCAACACAAGAGCTGCCAACGCTGGACGTACAAGCGCTGGAGCCGTTTTTGTTGCAAATTTCCCGGGCCTTGCTGGCGCGCGGCGAGATGCTGGCGACGGCAGAAAGC
The DNA window shown above is from Comamonas sp. NLF-1-9 and carries:
- a CDS encoding caspase family protein, producing MWGDWERAARSIEGPRAPLGSSAYLLDAVQPGPADATGATRWPAPGLLTPQPDGSQYLRVLPVRQMSRDALRDVLRARGDYMDGLLAGATSQLKTNPRLADAPGCDSASPGCLLRRQTHAVSPLRPARRMALVIGLDRYQDLRIPQLANPVSDAQAIARTLGQQMGFEARVLPNAGKAQVLQELNRLIEESGPNDSVALYFAGHGTVVKETGEGYWLPSDARADDPSGWLSNADINRALSAITSRQIAVFADSCYAGTLAQGDALLASAGADAPPDIDRIQRLRAVVVMASGGNEPVADGGRAGHSVFAWSLLRQLDEARGWVAAARIFGAVRSDVERELPQTPVYGVAQAAGHEEGADFLLRASGPTGH
- the gph gene encoding phosphoglycolate phosphatase (PGP is an essential enzyme in the glycolate salvage pathway in higher organisms (photorespiration in plants). Phosphoglycolate results from the oxidase activity of RubisCO in the Calvin cycle when concentrations of carbon dioxide are low relative to oxygen. This enzyme is a member of the Haloacid Dehalogenase (HAD) superfamily of aspartate-nucleophile hydrolase enzymes (PF00702).) → MDVTGPADAASFARGPWLAQVDAVLLDLDGTLVDTLGDFALALARTLAELDLPAMPREEIALRVGKGSEHLLQSVLLWACTRAGHADAAARAQALYTRAHLRYQHHYGLVNGSHAVLYPGVQEGLAGLRRAGLRLVCLTNKPHAHALALLRAKGLDGAFETVFGGDSFARKKPDPLPLLQACAWLGTVPARTLMVGDSRNDAQAARAAGCPVVLVTWGYNHGQPVREVDADGYMDSFAEMGVG
- the rpe gene encoding ribulose-phosphate 3-epimerase — its product is MNPAYRIAPSILSADFARLGEEVRSVIAAGADWIHFDVMDNHYVPNLTLGPMVCQALRPHAQKSDGSAVPIDVHLMVQPVDALAAAFAAAGADLISFHPEASAHVHRSVQAIRAAGCKAGLAFNPASALDVLDWVIDEIDLVLIMSVNPGFGGQSFIDSALRKVEAVRRRIDASGRDIRLEVDGGIKAANIRAVADAGADTFVAGSAIFGQPDYAQVIGAMRARLTS
- a CDS encoding cation:proton antiporter; translation: MDGWRQWWAQWLPAATELATVQWALLLALAAAAGYLVQRRIGLPKMVGYALVGSLAGLLGFDGSAWPLQGTGLFVVELAVAVVLFECGGRLPLRWLRHNPMVLVQSLAESALTWVAVYALMLWLKVPEQAVGPLALVAVAASPTVLMRVVTDSRAAGAVTERAIVLSTLSTLYVLGLGAAQAQWLGRPGASAGAVAEAVLTVLGASVLIGALLALALRAALRVMSPLSENTAIVVLALIAATTALAPRAGGSAPLAALLAGMLLKHFYPRPWAWPRQASSASTMLAIVMFVLVSTVAAQTPWNLAVAASVLALVIARLVAKALGVGLGNAGSGASWRQALWTSAAMAPMSGVALLVVTGFASAAPETGALVAQVALPAILLMELLGAVIATFALYGAGESIRPLAHQMRARAAEQVKEQP
- a CDS encoding YbdK family carboxylate-amine ligase; its protein translation is MSLEAFHDSEPLTLGVELELQLVNTHDYDLAPYAEDMLRLMKKTPLPGSVVPEMTSGMIEVSTDICRSSGEVLSQLTPIRDALVRSADKLNIAVLGGGTHPFQQWHERRIYDKPRFHELSQLYGYLSKQFTIFGQHVHVGCPDADAALLMLHRLSRYIPHFIALSASSPYVQAHDTQFDSARLNSVFAFPLSGRAPCVLTWAEFEQYFDKMTGTGVVKSMKDFYWDIRPKPGFGTVEIRVFDTPLTIERAAALAGYVQSLAAWFLAEQPFTPQEDDYLVYTYNRFQACRFGLEGEYVDPVSGEHLPLREHILRTMDCIAPFGEAHGATSALQLLRAETLAGQNDARWLRELMASEQLLAEVTRRAALRFRG
- the thiL gene encoding thiamine-phosphate kinase → MGEFELIRRHFTRPVRRAALGVGDDCALLSPAPGMQLAISSDMLLEGRHFLAGTDPERLGHKALAVNLSDLAACGARPLAFTLALALPRADEAWLAAFARGLFALADAHGCELIGGDTTQGPLNICITVFGELPQGDALKRSGARPGDDLWVSGAPGQARLALGALRGEWHLSEGALPALQARLDAPSPRVALGLALRGLANSAIDISDGLLGDLQHVLDASRAGAVVWADDAANLIAVGADPQSAAGQFDAEILTQPDPALLRQCALAGGDDYELLFTAAPARRTAVLEAGRRCATRLTRIGQIQAEPGLRLLDARGQPLAGDFASFDHFA
- a CDS encoding DUF4139 domain-containing protein translates to MRLSPPALLRHAAALLPLALSLAPLPALAALAGATGADASRIQSVTLYPGVATVQRVLQVAPGSSSAVFGCLPAQLDARTLQVSSPAEVRIGDVNVQTLERAVASGCTGALDARIRAAEDELARARAETDALELAQTWLNTQAGTPPVQTRDSLAPAQIAATLQALRRSSLDTLAELHRARRALQERELALKRLQAEQGSAQAPTVAVVRVSLATRSGGELRLSYQVRGPSWSPSYRANLDSDSRQVQLERLALVSQTTGEDWSGVALTLSTGQPLAATQGPLPRPWTLDVQPKEPPPTPKMARSEGVAMMAAPAPPAPALAAEPDAEPLPNFAPSTRQGAYATQFVLPQRVSVPSGGERVTLSLGAQQLAATLLTRTTPALDAHAWLVALLEPLQGNWPAGPIALQRDGASVGQGRFDPMASDFARLGLAFGRDENVLVSSEPVKEFTQSAGFTGARSERSIERSYRVENRHRQAITLQVLDSAPVSRNEAITVQSRYEPKPQDDNWGGKGGVAWQQQLDAGASAVFSARHVIGHDKDVRVREGH
- a CDS encoding phosphatidylglycerophosphatase A; its protein translation is MVQATAAAVRADVRFMLAHPAHLLALGFGSGLSPVAPGTVGTLWGWLAFVVAQQWLTPLQLGLVTLAALPLGWWACTLTAQHLGVADPGAVVWDEIVAIWLILLLVMPTGLWDQCAAFALFRFFDALKPGPVAWADRAFKGLGWRGGWGILFDDLVAALCTLLVIALWRHFLA